From the genome of Desulfovibrio sp. JY:
ACCGCCGTCGGCGGGCTGCTCATCGTGGCCATCGGCATCAACATGCTGGGCTTGCTCAAAATAAAGGTGGCTAACCTCCTGCCGGCCATGGTCGTGGCCGTGCTTTTGGCCCCGTTTTTCAAGTAACCCCTTTTGCAGCCGGTCTTCTTTACGCGTACACCGTTTTGCCGTACCACGGACCGGCCATGCACGAACTCTCCATCGCCCAAAGCCTGCTCGCCATCATCGAGGACGAAATGACCAAGCACGGCAAGGAAACACTCCTTACCGTCAAGGTCCGCCACGGTCGCCTCTCGGCCATCGTGCCCGAGGCCCTGGAAACGGCCTTCGAGGTCCTGACCATCGACTCCCGACTGGCCGGCGCGAAACTGGAGATGGAGGAGACGCCCGTGGTCCTGCGCTGCCGCGCCTGCGGCCGCGAATTTACGCCCGAGGGCGACTCGGCCTTCGCCCCCTGCCCCGGCTGCGGCGAGGAACTCGGACACACCGTGCTTTCCGGCCGCGAACTCTACATCGAATACCTCGAACTCGAATAGCGGAGGCTTGCCATGCAGATTCCCGTGGTGCGCAACATCCTGGAGGCCAATGACCGCATCGCCGCCGAACTCAAGGACTTTTTCGGACACAAGGGCATCCTCGCGGTCAACATCATGAGTTCGCCCGGCGCGGGCAAGACCACGCTCCTCGAACGCACCCTCACCGAACTTGGCGGCGAGATGCGCATGGCCGTGGTCGAAGGCGACCTGCAAACCGACAACGACGCCCGCCGCGTGGCCGCGACCGGCGCCCAGGCCGTGCAGATCAACACCGAAGGCGGCTGCCACCTGACCAGCTCGCAGGTCCAGGAAGCAGTCAAAAGCCTCGACCTCACGGGCCTCGACATCCTTTTCATCGAGAACGTCGGCAACCTGGTCTGCCCGGCCGAGTTCGACGTGGGCGAAGATTTCAAGATCACGCTTTTAAGCGTCACCGAGGGCGACGACAAGCCGGAAAAGTATCCGCTGATGTTCAACATCTCCGCCGCCCTGGTGCTCAACAAGGTCGACCTGCTCCCGTACGTGGACTTCGACATGGAACGGGCCAGCCGCCATGCCCGCGTGCTCAACGAACACATCGACATCTTTCCGGTCTCGGCCCGCAGCGGCGAGGGGCTTGCCGACTGGTACGACTGGCTGCGCGCCCGGCTCCGGGAAAAACGCGCCACGGCCTGAGCCTGCGAAGAGAAGTGGGGGAAGCCTTTCTGCAAAAGGTTTTCCCCCAGCCCCCTTTCCAACGCCTTTTCATAAAAATCAGGGTATTTCGGTAGAAACCGTACCCGTTGCAACCGTTCAAAGAAGGCGAGCGCGAAAGCGGCTCCCGCCTTTTGGAACGGTTTTCTCCGCTCGCCTGCGCTTTTCAGGCATGCACCCCGGAAATCCTGCCAATACCGAACGGTTTCACTTTCTGAAACAGTCAAACATCCCCAGGTGTTGGCCGTTTTCCTCCAATGCGTCCGTCTACATAAATATCCAGTGTATTTCGATAGTTAGAGAAAAGTTAGTCTGACTCCTATCTGTGGCATGGCTTTTGTAATGCTGTGCCTGATTCCATTTTTGCAACATATTCAGGGAGAAGGCTATGGACGCGCTGTATCGCAAACTCGTTTATGGACTTGCCGTCGCCTGCCTGGTGCTGGCCGTCTCGGCCACCTGGGTCATGGCCCAGACCCAGGGCTTTGCCGCCGGGTCGTTCAACTTCGAGCCCCGCTTCGGCATCTACGGCACCACCAACCAACGGGTCAATTCCATCTACACCTACGGTGGAGCGCTCAACTACTACGTCTTCGACAACGTGGCCGTGGAAGTCGAAGGCATGGGCGTTTATGTCGACCAGAACAAACGCTTTGAAACCGCCACCGGCATCGGCTCCAAGGCCTCACCGGCCAGCGGCATTGCCGGCAACTTCAACGCCCGCTGGCACTTCGTGGCCACCTCCCAGGCAAGCATCTTCGCCGGCGCGGGTTTCG
Proteins encoded in this window:
- a CDS encoding hydrogenase maturation nickel metallochaperone HypA, encoding MHELSIAQSLLAIIEDEMTKHGKETLLTVKVRHGRLSAIVPEALETAFEVLTIDSRLAGAKLEMEETPVVLRCRACGREFTPEGDSAFAPCPGCGEELGHTVLSGRELYIEYLELE
- the hypB gene encoding hydrogenase nickel incorporation protein HypB: MQIPVVRNILEANDRIAAELKDFFGHKGILAVNIMSSPGAGKTTLLERTLTELGGEMRMAVVEGDLQTDNDARRVAATGAQAVQINTEGGCHLTSSQVQEAVKSLDLTGLDILFIENVGNLVCPAEFDVGEDFKITLLSVTEGDDKPEKYPLMFNISAALVLNKVDLLPYVDFDMERASRHARVLNEHIDIFPVSARSGEGLADWYDWLRARLREKRATA